Genomic DNA from Desulfovibrio sp. UCD-KL4C:
GAATTATGGATTACGATATTTTTACAGGGAGCATGTAATGTACGGTTTTGAACTGGAAGGAGGTTTTACGTTCTATAAATATCGTGATTTCGATGGAACGAAGAACCTTATTGAAGGGCATTTAAAATGGTTTTGGGATGTGATGGAAAAAGCTGGGCAAATTCCGGTTGTTTTTTATGATGGTTCTGTTGAATGTTTTGAGTCTTTTAAGCGACTGGTGAATGTAGAAGATCAGCATTTCTTTTTTGGATTCAAAAATGAAAAACCTTCAGGAGTGTTCTGGCTTAACGGTTTCGCTCAGTACTCATGTTTTGTTCATCTTGCTATAATGCCGGATTTTTTTGGTAAGGGAACAGTGATGATGGGAAAAGGTGTTTTGCATCATTTGCTGACAGCTCGTGACGTGTCAGGTCGTTATATTTTTGACTGTGTAAAAGGTCTCATTCCGGTAATAAATCCACTTGCCTGTAGCATGGCTAAAAAAAGTGGATTTTCGAAAGTCGGAATACTTCCGCAGTCTGCATATCTTGCTGTGGAAGATAAAAGCGTGGACGCCGCAATTTTTTGTGCGGTTAGAAATAGTTGATGCAAGCTTTCGTTGTTTACGGAAGCCTCAAGATTAAAATTTTAACGAAAGGAGAATGATCATGGGAGGATCTGGATCAAAATCACCATCAGCACCTGTAGCACCGACTCCGCCGCCACCTGTAGCACCGGCTCCGGCACCGCCGATTATGGATACCGATCTGCAAAAGAGTGAAGAGGATCTGAAAGCCAAAAAGATGCGAGAATTATCTCGCCTTCAAAAAGGTAGAAGTGCGACTGTTCTTACAAGCGGGCAGGGAGTTCTTGGGGAAACGACTACAGAGAATACTACACT
This window encodes:
- a CDS encoding GNAT family N-acetyltransferase, encoding MYGFELEGGFTFYKYRDFDGTKNLIEGHLKWFWDVMEKAGQIPVVFYDGSVECFESFKRLVNVEDQHFFFGFKNEKPSGVFWLNGFAQYSCFVHLAIMPDFFGKGTVMMGKGVLHHLLTARDVSGRYIFDCVKGLIPVINPLACSMAKKSGFSKVGILPQSAYLAVEDKSVDAAIFCAVRNS